One genomic window of Garra rufa chromosome 24, GarRuf1.0, whole genome shotgun sequence includes the following:
- the ralaa gene encoding ras-related protein Ral-A, with amino-acid sequence MAAAKPKGQNSLALHKVIMVGSGGVGKSALTLQFMYDEFVEDYEPTKADSYRKKVVLDGEEVQIDILDTAGQEDYAAIRDNYFRSGEGFLCVFSITELESFAATADFREQILRVKEDENVPFLLVGNKSDLEDRRQVSADEAKARADQWGVCYVETSAKTRANVDKVFFDLMREIRARKMEDSKEKNGKKKRKSLAKRIRERCCIL; translated from the exons TCGCTGGCTCTCCACAAGGTGATCATGGTTGGGAGCGGCGGTGTCGGAAAGTCCGCTTTAACTTTGCAGTTCATGTACGATGAG TTTGTGGAAGACTATGAGCCCACGAAAGCCGACAGCTACAGGAAGAAGGTGGTTCTGGACGGCGAGGAGGTCCAGATAGATATTCTGGACACGGCCGGTCAGGAGGATTACGCGGCTATCAGAGATAACTACTTCCGCAGCGGCGAGGGCTTCCTCTGCGTCTTCTCCATCACCGAATTAGAATCTTTTGCAGCGACTGCTGATTTCAG AGAGCAGATTCTGCGGGTGAAGGAAGACGAGAATGTCCCCTTCCTGTTGGTGGGAAACAAGTCAGATCTGGAGGACAGGAGACAGGTGAGCGCCGATGAGGCCAAAGCCAGAGCGGATCAGTGGGGCGTGTGCTACGTGGAGACGTCTGCTAAAACCCGCGCCAATGTAGACAAG GTTTTCTTCGATCTCATGAGGGAAATCCGCGCTAGGAAGATGGAGGACAGCAAGGAAAAGAACGGAAAGAAGAAGAGAAAAAGTCTGGCCAAACGAATCCGTGAAAGATGTTGCATTTTATAG